A genomic region of Paramormyrops kingsleyae isolate MSU_618 chromosome 19, PKINGS_0.4, whole genome shotgun sequence contains the following coding sequences:
- the map7b gene encoding ensconsin isoform X11, which produces MQSQGGMLSSARPARLRRGGSGAAISALFTISEEDEQQKSSAPHRLPGTEAHPRSGEKKASGRPTSAGVGQNVSGSAGNKSAEPLSLKTDERLRLARERREEHEKQFALRETAWLQREERARQFYERQLEERRKRLEEQRAREEQRRAAVEEKRKQKLEEEKARHEAVIQRTLERSQKAKPKPNRWSWGGTLRGTTSHTSASRKSMPCSSYTLQFPVLSFTSHTPKQPDLVSDIRDVDRRSVSTVNLSKRPEPVITKRLSSSSATLINTPDKATRRLPLSVWESTMVNRLLTPTHSYLARSRSAVSLSGEAVIPICPRSASCHPMSATSFKSLQCRSAERARAPPPSLDLAGRRRTLGTVAKPAKDKDYVRKSWSNLSVPTPAVIKRSRSPGNQKHRVPAPSPVRAPSAPSRPAQHPSLMKSSRTLPSLPLFPGNLRPSKSLPKLPANPELPAPVAESEDGSEPATETELAAEAVSVTKPAAEMDPEPLEDMAPRDESDIEETQQGTPAPAIPIASPSTKPMAGTMDPEEASRLLAEKRRQAREQRDREEEERRREEEAERRSREEMARRKAEERARREEEERARQEERKKREEEEAKHAEEERAQREREEAERLQKQKEEEEARQRVAAEQRLERERHFQKEEAERMQRKKRLEEIMKRTRKSDSPEKKSTSQRNGDVSQQSTSEMGPTLELEAPAVIQSHPEGAPDLEHRDQSMPELTTAAECSSERDSLSKENGIPVPSVFEEVINLSVGTKMTRLDMDGENGVIPVVAFRENGSLRPLAGTDEVQVHQATVDLL; this is translated from the exons GCACAGAAGCTCACCCCAGATCTGGGGAGAAGAAGGCCTCCGGTCGCCCTACTTCTGCTGGAGTGGGACAGAACGTCAGCGGCAGCGCTGGGAACAAATCAG CAGAGCCCTTGTCATTGAAGACTGACGAGCGTCTTCGGCTGGCCCGGGAGCGGAGAGAAGAACATGAGAAGCAGTTTG CCCTGCGGGAGACGGCCTGGCTGCAGCGGGAAGAGCGTGCCCGGCAGTTCTACGAGAGGCAACTGGAGGAAAGGCGGAAGCGGCTGGAGGAGCAGAGGGCCCGGGAGGAGCAGCGCAGGGCCGCCGTGGAGGAGAAGCGCAAGCAGAAGCTGGAGGAAGAGAAG GCTCGGCACGAAGCGGTGATACAGCGGACCCTTGAGCGCAGCCAGAAGGCCAAGCCGAAGCCGAACCGCTGGTCCTGGGGCGGGACCCTCCGCGGCACCACCAGCCACACCAGCG CCTCCAGGAAGTCTATGCCCTGCAGCTCCTACACACTTCAGTTTCCTGTTCTCTCTTTTACTTCACACACACCTAAGCAGCCAGACCTAGTGTCTGATATCAGAG ATGTGGACAGGAGGTCGGTTTCCACAGTCAACCTCTCCAAGCGGCCAGAGCCGGTGATTACCAAGCGCTTGTCATCATCTTCAGCCACGCTTATAAACACTCCAGACAAAG CCACTCGGCGCTTACCGCTGAGCGTGTGGGAGAGCACCATGGTGAACCGGCTGCTGACCCCGACGCACTCCTACCTGGCGAGGAGCCGCAGCGCCGTGTCCCTGTCAGGTGAAGCAG TCATCCCCATTTGTCCCCGTTCAGCCTCCTGCCACCCCATGAGCGCCACTTCTTTCAAGTCCCTGCAGTGCCGCAGCGCCGAGCGGGCGAGGGCTCCGCCCCCCAGCCTGGACTTGGCCGGGCGCCGCCGGACGCTGGGCACG GTGGCTAAGCCAGCGAAGGACAAAGACTATGTAAGGAAGTCTTGGAGCAACCTCTCTGTTCCCACACCTGCTGTCATCAAAAGGTCACGGTCGCCTGGAAACCAGAAGCATAGAGTGCCAGCGCCCTCACCAGTTCG TGCACCCAGTGCACCCAGCAGGCCGGCACAGCACCCCTCCCTGATGAAGTCCTCCAGGACCCTTCCCAGCCTGCCCCTGTTCCCTGGAAACCTGCGACCATCCAAGTCACTGCCAAAGCTCCCAGCAAATCCAGAGCTACCAGCACCTGTGGCAGAATCAGAGGATGGATCGGAACCAGCGACCGAAACAGAACTGGCAGCTGAAGCAGTATCTGTGACAAAGCCAGCTGCTGAAATGGACCCAGAGCCCTTAGAGGACATGGCGCCTAGAGATGAGTCTGACATCG AAGAGACACAGCAGGGGACCCCTGCCCCAGCTATCCCCATAGCCTCGCCCTCCACCAAGCCCATGGCCGGGACCATGGACCCTGAGGAGGCATCCCGGCTGCTGGCGGAGAAACGGCGTCAAGCCCGCGAGCAGCGGGACCGGGAGGAAGAGGAGCGTAGGCGGGAGGAAGAGGCCGAGAG GCGTAGCAGGGAGGAGATGGCTCGCAGGAAGGCAGAGGAGCGGGCCAGGCGAGAGGAAGAGGAGCGCGCGCGGCAAGAAGAGAGGAAGaagagggaggaagaggaggcgaAGCACGCCGAGGAAGAGAGAGcccagagggagagggaggaagCAGAGCGTCTTCAGAAACAA aaagaggaagaggaggcccGTCAGAGGGTGGCTGCGGAGCAGAGGCTGGAGAGAGAGCGACACTTCCAGAAGGAGGAGGCTGAACGCATGCAGAGGAAGAAG CGACTGGAGGAGATCATGAAGAGAACCCGCAAGTCGGATTCTCCGGAGAAG AAATCTACTTCTCAGAGAAATGGAGATGTCTCTCAGCAGAGCACCAGTGAAATGG GACCCACCCTGGAACTTGAAGCACCTGCAGTTATTCAGTCACACCCAGAgggggcaccagacctggagcATAGAGACCAGAGCATGCCTGAGCTCACTACAGCTGCTGAATG TTCCTCGGAAAGAGACTCTCTGTCAAAAGAGAATGGAATTCCTGTACCATCTGTCTTTGAGGAAGTCATCAACTTGTCAGTCGGAACTAAGATGACCAGGTTGGACATGGACGGAGAGAATGGGGTGATTCCTGTTGTCGCCTTCAGGGAGAACGGGTCTCTGAGGCCACTGGCTGGTACAGATGAGGTCCAGGTTCatcaggcaacag TAGATTTGCTATGA
- the map7b gene encoding ensconsin isoform X18: MQSQGGMLSSARPARLRRGGSGAAISALFTISEEDEQQKSSAPHRLPGTEAHPRSGEKKASGRPTSAGVGQNVSGSAGNKSAEPLSLKTDERLRLARERREEHEKQFALRETAWLQREERARQFYERQLEERRKRLEEQRAREEQRRAAVEEKRKQKLEEEKARHEAVIQRTLERSQKAKPKPNRWSWGGTLRGTTSHTSDVDRRSVSTVNLSKRPEPVITKRLSSSSATLINTPDKATRRLPLSVWESTMVNRLLTPTHSYLARSRSAVSLSGEAASCHPMSATSFKSLQCRSAERARAPPPSLDLAGRRRTLGTVAKPAKDKDYVRKSWSNLSVPTPAVIKRSRSPGNQKHRVPAPSPVRAPSAPSRPAQHPSLMKSSRTLPSLPLFPGNLRPSKSLPKLPANPELPAPVAESEDGSEPATETELAAEAVSVTKPAAEMDPEPLEDMAPRDESDIEETQQGTPAPAIPIASPSTKPMAGTMDPEEASRLLAEKRRQAREQRDREEEERRREEEAERRSREEMARRKAEERARREEEERARQEERKKREEEEAKHAEEERAQREREEAERLQKQKEEEEARQRVAAEQRLERERHFQKEEAERMQRKKRLEEIMKRTRKSDSPEKKSTSQRNGDVSQQSTSEMGPTLELEAPAVIQSHPEGAPDLEHRDQSMPELTTAAECSSERDSLSKENGIPVPSVFEEVINLSVGTKMTRLDMDGENGVIPVVAFRENGSLRPLAGTDEVQVHQATVDLL; this comes from the exons GCACAGAAGCTCACCCCAGATCTGGGGAGAAGAAGGCCTCCGGTCGCCCTACTTCTGCTGGAGTGGGACAGAACGTCAGCGGCAGCGCTGGGAACAAATCAG CAGAGCCCTTGTCATTGAAGACTGACGAGCGTCTTCGGCTGGCCCGGGAGCGGAGAGAAGAACATGAGAAGCAGTTTG CCCTGCGGGAGACGGCCTGGCTGCAGCGGGAAGAGCGTGCCCGGCAGTTCTACGAGAGGCAACTGGAGGAAAGGCGGAAGCGGCTGGAGGAGCAGAGGGCCCGGGAGGAGCAGCGCAGGGCCGCCGTGGAGGAGAAGCGCAAGCAGAAGCTGGAGGAAGAGAAG GCTCGGCACGAAGCGGTGATACAGCGGACCCTTGAGCGCAGCCAGAAGGCCAAGCCGAAGCCGAACCGCTGGTCCTGGGGCGGGACCCTCCGCGGCACCACCAGCCACACCAGCG ATGTGGACAGGAGGTCGGTTTCCACAGTCAACCTCTCCAAGCGGCCAGAGCCGGTGATTACCAAGCGCTTGTCATCATCTTCAGCCACGCTTATAAACACTCCAGACAAAG CCACTCGGCGCTTACCGCTGAGCGTGTGGGAGAGCACCATGGTGAACCGGCTGCTGACCCCGACGCACTCCTACCTGGCGAGGAGCCGCAGCGCCGTGTCCCTGTCAGGTGAAGCAG CCTCCTGCCACCCCATGAGCGCCACTTCTTTCAAGTCCCTGCAGTGCCGCAGCGCCGAGCGGGCGAGGGCTCCGCCCCCCAGCCTGGACTTGGCCGGGCGCCGCCGGACGCTGGGCACG GTGGCTAAGCCAGCGAAGGACAAAGACTATGTAAGGAAGTCTTGGAGCAACCTCTCTGTTCCCACACCTGCTGTCATCAAAAGGTCACGGTCGCCTGGAAACCAGAAGCATAGAGTGCCAGCGCCCTCACCAGTTCG TGCACCCAGTGCACCCAGCAGGCCGGCACAGCACCCCTCCCTGATGAAGTCCTCCAGGACCCTTCCCAGCCTGCCCCTGTTCCCTGGAAACCTGCGACCATCCAAGTCACTGCCAAAGCTCCCAGCAAATCCAGAGCTACCAGCACCTGTGGCAGAATCAGAGGATGGATCGGAACCAGCGACCGAAACAGAACTGGCAGCTGAAGCAGTATCTGTGACAAAGCCAGCTGCTGAAATGGACCCAGAGCCCTTAGAGGACATGGCGCCTAGAGATGAGTCTGACATCG AAGAGACACAGCAGGGGACCCCTGCCCCAGCTATCCCCATAGCCTCGCCCTCCACCAAGCCCATGGCCGGGACCATGGACCCTGAGGAGGCATCCCGGCTGCTGGCGGAGAAACGGCGTCAAGCCCGCGAGCAGCGGGACCGGGAGGAAGAGGAGCGTAGGCGGGAGGAAGAGGCCGAGAG GCGTAGCAGGGAGGAGATGGCTCGCAGGAAGGCAGAGGAGCGGGCCAGGCGAGAGGAAGAGGAGCGCGCGCGGCAAGAAGAGAGGAAGaagagggaggaagaggaggcgaAGCACGCCGAGGAAGAGAGAGcccagagggagagggaggaagCAGAGCGTCTTCAGAAACAA aaagaggaagaggaggcccGTCAGAGGGTGGCTGCGGAGCAGAGGCTGGAGAGAGAGCGACACTTCCAGAAGGAGGAGGCTGAACGCATGCAGAGGAAGAAG CGACTGGAGGAGATCATGAAGAGAACCCGCAAGTCGGATTCTCCGGAGAAG AAATCTACTTCTCAGAGAAATGGAGATGTCTCTCAGCAGAGCACCAGTGAAATGG GACCCACCCTGGAACTTGAAGCACCTGCAGTTATTCAGTCACACCCAGAgggggcaccagacctggagcATAGAGACCAGAGCATGCCTGAGCTCACTACAGCTGCTGAATG TTCCTCGGAAAGAGACTCTCTGTCAAAAGAGAATGGAATTCCTGTACCATCTGTCTTTGAGGAAGTCATCAACTTGTCAGTCGGAACTAAGATGACCAGGTTGGACATGGACGGAGAGAATGGGGTGATTCCTGTTGTCGCCTTCAGGGAGAACGGGTCTCTGAGGCCACTGGCTGGTACAGATGAGGTCCAGGTTCatcaggcaacag TAGATTTGCTATGA
- the map7b gene encoding ensconsin isoform X1 has protein sequence MQSQGGMLSSARPARLRRGGSGAAISALFTISEEDEQQKSSAPHRLPGTEAHPRSGEKKASGRPTSAGVGQNVSGSAGNKSAEPLSLKTDERLRLARERREEHEKQFALRETAWLQREERARQFYERQLEERRKRLEEQRAREEQRRAAVEEKRKQKLEEEKARHEAVIQRTLERSQKAKPKPNRWSWGGTLRGTTSHTSASRKSMPCSSYTLQFPVLSFTSHTPKQPDLVSDIRGLFESAILFPLDLEGLERHFPDVDRRSVSTVNLSKRPEPVITKRLSSSSATLINTPDKALQKRTSLLNRPQSKPQPVRGRTAGDRAAATRRLPLSVWESTMVNRLLTPTHSYLARSRSAVSLSGEAVIPICPRSASCHPMSATSFKSLQCRSAERARAPPPSLDLAGRRRTLGTVAKPAKDKDYVRKSWSNLSVPTPAVIKRSRSPGNQKHRVPAPSPVRAPSAPSRPAQHPSLMKSSRTLPSLPLFPGNLRPSKSLPKLPANPELPAPVAESEDGSEPATETELAAEAVSVTKPAAEMDPEPLEDMAPRDESDIEETQQGTPAPAIPIASPSTKPMAGTMDPEEASRLLAEKRRQAREQRDREEEERRREEEAERRSREEMARRKAEERARREEEERARQEERKKREEEEAKHAEEERAQREREEAERLQKQKEEEEARQRVAAEQRLERERHFQKEEAERMQRKKRLEEIMKRTRKSDSPEKKSTSQRNGDVSQQSTSEMGPTLELEAPAVIQSHPEGAPDLEHRDQSMPELTTAAECSSERDSLSKENGIPVPSVFEEVINLSVGTKMTRLDMDGENGVIPVVAFRENGSLRPLAGTDEVQVHQATVDLL, from the exons GCACAGAAGCTCACCCCAGATCTGGGGAGAAGAAGGCCTCCGGTCGCCCTACTTCTGCTGGAGTGGGACAGAACGTCAGCGGCAGCGCTGGGAACAAATCAG CAGAGCCCTTGTCATTGAAGACTGACGAGCGTCTTCGGCTGGCCCGGGAGCGGAGAGAAGAACATGAGAAGCAGTTTG CCCTGCGGGAGACGGCCTGGCTGCAGCGGGAAGAGCGTGCCCGGCAGTTCTACGAGAGGCAACTGGAGGAAAGGCGGAAGCGGCTGGAGGAGCAGAGGGCCCGGGAGGAGCAGCGCAGGGCCGCCGTGGAGGAGAAGCGCAAGCAGAAGCTGGAGGAAGAGAAG GCTCGGCACGAAGCGGTGATACAGCGGACCCTTGAGCGCAGCCAGAAGGCCAAGCCGAAGCCGAACCGCTGGTCCTGGGGCGGGACCCTCCGCGGCACCACCAGCCACACCAGCG CCTCCAGGAAGTCTATGCCCTGCAGCTCCTACACACTTCAGTTTCCTGTTCTCTCTTTTACTTCACACACACCTAAGCAGCCAGACCTAGTGTCTGATATCAGAG GCCTTTTTGAGTCTGCTATCCTATTTCCTCTCGATCTAGAGGGCCTAGAACGTCACTTCCCAG ATGTGGACAGGAGGTCGGTTTCCACAGTCAACCTCTCCAAGCGGCCAGAGCCGGTGATTACCAAGCGCTTGTCATCATCTTCAGCCACGCTTATAAACACTCCAGACAAAG CTTTACAGAAAAGGACTTCCCTCTTAAATAGACCTCAGTCCAAACCACAGCCCGTCAGAGGCCGGACTGCCGGGGACAGAGCCGCAG CCACTCGGCGCTTACCGCTGAGCGTGTGGGAGAGCACCATGGTGAACCGGCTGCTGACCCCGACGCACTCCTACCTGGCGAGGAGCCGCAGCGCCGTGTCCCTGTCAGGTGAAGCAG TCATCCCCATTTGTCCCCGTTCAGCCTCCTGCCACCCCATGAGCGCCACTTCTTTCAAGTCCCTGCAGTGCCGCAGCGCCGAGCGGGCGAGGGCTCCGCCCCCCAGCCTGGACTTGGCCGGGCGCCGCCGGACGCTGGGCACG GTGGCTAAGCCAGCGAAGGACAAAGACTATGTAAGGAAGTCTTGGAGCAACCTCTCTGTTCCCACACCTGCTGTCATCAAAAGGTCACGGTCGCCTGGAAACCAGAAGCATAGAGTGCCAGCGCCCTCACCAGTTCG TGCACCCAGTGCACCCAGCAGGCCGGCACAGCACCCCTCCCTGATGAAGTCCTCCAGGACCCTTCCCAGCCTGCCCCTGTTCCCTGGAAACCTGCGACCATCCAAGTCACTGCCAAAGCTCCCAGCAAATCCAGAGCTACCAGCACCTGTGGCAGAATCAGAGGATGGATCGGAACCAGCGACCGAAACAGAACTGGCAGCTGAAGCAGTATCTGTGACAAAGCCAGCTGCTGAAATGGACCCAGAGCCCTTAGAGGACATGGCGCCTAGAGATGAGTCTGACATCG AAGAGACACAGCAGGGGACCCCTGCCCCAGCTATCCCCATAGCCTCGCCCTCCACCAAGCCCATGGCCGGGACCATGGACCCTGAGGAGGCATCCCGGCTGCTGGCGGAGAAACGGCGTCAAGCCCGCGAGCAGCGGGACCGGGAGGAAGAGGAGCGTAGGCGGGAGGAAGAGGCCGAGAG GCGTAGCAGGGAGGAGATGGCTCGCAGGAAGGCAGAGGAGCGGGCCAGGCGAGAGGAAGAGGAGCGCGCGCGGCAAGAAGAGAGGAAGaagagggaggaagaggaggcgaAGCACGCCGAGGAAGAGAGAGcccagagggagagggaggaagCAGAGCGTCTTCAGAAACAA aaagaggaagaggaggcccGTCAGAGGGTGGCTGCGGAGCAGAGGCTGGAGAGAGAGCGACACTTCCAGAAGGAGGAGGCTGAACGCATGCAGAGGAAGAAG CGACTGGAGGAGATCATGAAGAGAACCCGCAAGTCGGATTCTCCGGAGAAG AAATCTACTTCTCAGAGAAATGGAGATGTCTCTCAGCAGAGCACCAGTGAAATGG GACCCACCCTGGAACTTGAAGCACCTGCAGTTATTCAGTCACACCCAGAgggggcaccagacctggagcATAGAGACCAGAGCATGCCTGAGCTCACTACAGCTGCTGAATG TTCCTCGGAAAGAGACTCTCTGTCAAAAGAGAATGGAATTCCTGTACCATCTGTCTTTGAGGAAGTCATCAACTTGTCAGTCGGAACTAAGATGACCAGGTTGGACATGGACGGAGAGAATGGGGTGATTCCTGTTGTCGCCTTCAGGGAGAACGGGTCTCTGAGGCCACTGGCTGGTACAGATGAGGTCCAGGTTCatcaggcaacag TAGATTTGCTATGA
- the map7b gene encoding ensconsin isoform X3, which translates to MQSQGGMLSSARPARLRRGGSGAAISALFTISEEDEQQKSSAPHRLPGTEAHPRSGEKKASGRPTSAGVGQNVSGSAGNKSAEPLSLKTDERLRLARERREEHEKQFALRETAWLQREERARQFYERQLEERRKRLEEQRAREEQRRAAVEEKRKQKLEEEKARHEAVIQRTLERSQKAKPKPNRWSWGGTLRGTTSHTSASRKSMPCSSYTLQFPVLSFTSHTPKQPDLVSDIRGLFESAILFPLDLEGLERHFPDVDRRSVSTVNLSKRPEPVITKRLSSSSATLINTPDKALQKRTSLLNRPQSKPQPVRGRTAGDRAAATRRLPLSVWESTMVNRLLTPTHSYLARSRSAVSLSGEAVIPICPRSASCHPMSATSFKSLQCRSAERARAPPPSLDLAGRRRTLGTVAKPAKDKDYVRKSWSNLSVPTPAVIKRSRSPGNQKHRVPAPSPVRAPSAPSRPAQHPSLMKSSRTLPSLPLFPGNLRPSKSLPKLPANPELPAPVAESEDGSEPATETELAAEAVSVTKPAAEMDPEPLEDMAPRDESDIEETQQGTPAPAIPIASPSTKPMAGTMDPEEASRLLAEKRRQAREQRDREEEERRREEEAERRSREEMARRKAEERARREEEERARQEERKKREEEEAKHAEEERAQREREEAERLQKQKEEEEARQRVAAEQRLERERHFQKEEAERMQRKKRLEEIMKRTRKSDSPEKKSTSQRNGDVSQQSTSEMGPTLELEAPAVIQSHPEGAPDLEHRDQSMPELTTAAECSSERDSLSKENGIPVPSVFEEVINLSVGTKMTRLDMDGENGVIPVVAFRENGSLRPLAGTDEVQVHQATDLL; encoded by the exons GCACAGAAGCTCACCCCAGATCTGGGGAGAAGAAGGCCTCCGGTCGCCCTACTTCTGCTGGAGTGGGACAGAACGTCAGCGGCAGCGCTGGGAACAAATCAG CAGAGCCCTTGTCATTGAAGACTGACGAGCGTCTTCGGCTGGCCCGGGAGCGGAGAGAAGAACATGAGAAGCAGTTTG CCCTGCGGGAGACGGCCTGGCTGCAGCGGGAAGAGCGTGCCCGGCAGTTCTACGAGAGGCAACTGGAGGAAAGGCGGAAGCGGCTGGAGGAGCAGAGGGCCCGGGAGGAGCAGCGCAGGGCCGCCGTGGAGGAGAAGCGCAAGCAGAAGCTGGAGGAAGAGAAG GCTCGGCACGAAGCGGTGATACAGCGGACCCTTGAGCGCAGCCAGAAGGCCAAGCCGAAGCCGAACCGCTGGTCCTGGGGCGGGACCCTCCGCGGCACCACCAGCCACACCAGCG CCTCCAGGAAGTCTATGCCCTGCAGCTCCTACACACTTCAGTTTCCTGTTCTCTCTTTTACTTCACACACACCTAAGCAGCCAGACCTAGTGTCTGATATCAGAG GCCTTTTTGAGTCTGCTATCCTATTTCCTCTCGATCTAGAGGGCCTAGAACGTCACTTCCCAG ATGTGGACAGGAGGTCGGTTTCCACAGTCAACCTCTCCAAGCGGCCAGAGCCGGTGATTACCAAGCGCTTGTCATCATCTTCAGCCACGCTTATAAACACTCCAGACAAAG CTTTACAGAAAAGGACTTCCCTCTTAAATAGACCTCAGTCCAAACCACAGCCCGTCAGAGGCCGGACTGCCGGGGACAGAGCCGCAG CCACTCGGCGCTTACCGCTGAGCGTGTGGGAGAGCACCATGGTGAACCGGCTGCTGACCCCGACGCACTCCTACCTGGCGAGGAGCCGCAGCGCCGTGTCCCTGTCAGGTGAAGCAG TCATCCCCATTTGTCCCCGTTCAGCCTCCTGCCACCCCATGAGCGCCACTTCTTTCAAGTCCCTGCAGTGCCGCAGCGCCGAGCGGGCGAGGGCTCCGCCCCCCAGCCTGGACTTGGCCGGGCGCCGCCGGACGCTGGGCACG GTGGCTAAGCCAGCGAAGGACAAAGACTATGTAAGGAAGTCTTGGAGCAACCTCTCTGTTCCCACACCTGCTGTCATCAAAAGGTCACGGTCGCCTGGAAACCAGAAGCATAGAGTGCCAGCGCCCTCACCAGTTCG TGCACCCAGTGCACCCAGCAGGCCGGCACAGCACCCCTCCCTGATGAAGTCCTCCAGGACCCTTCCCAGCCTGCCCCTGTTCCCTGGAAACCTGCGACCATCCAAGTCACTGCCAAAGCTCCCAGCAAATCCAGAGCTACCAGCACCTGTGGCAGAATCAGAGGATGGATCGGAACCAGCGACCGAAACAGAACTGGCAGCTGAAGCAGTATCTGTGACAAAGCCAGCTGCTGAAATGGACCCAGAGCCCTTAGAGGACATGGCGCCTAGAGATGAGTCTGACATCG AAGAGACACAGCAGGGGACCCCTGCCCCAGCTATCCCCATAGCCTCGCCCTCCACCAAGCCCATGGCCGGGACCATGGACCCTGAGGAGGCATCCCGGCTGCTGGCGGAGAAACGGCGTCAAGCCCGCGAGCAGCGGGACCGGGAGGAAGAGGAGCGTAGGCGGGAGGAAGAGGCCGAGAG GCGTAGCAGGGAGGAGATGGCTCGCAGGAAGGCAGAGGAGCGGGCCAGGCGAGAGGAAGAGGAGCGCGCGCGGCAAGAAGAGAGGAAGaagagggaggaagaggaggcgaAGCACGCCGAGGAAGAGAGAGcccagagggagagggaggaagCAGAGCGTCTTCAGAAACAA aaagaggaagaggaggcccGTCAGAGGGTGGCTGCGGAGCAGAGGCTGGAGAGAGAGCGACACTTCCAGAAGGAGGAGGCTGAACGCATGCAGAGGAAGAAG CGACTGGAGGAGATCATGAAGAGAACCCGCAAGTCGGATTCTCCGGAGAAG AAATCTACTTCTCAGAGAAATGGAGATGTCTCTCAGCAGAGCACCAGTGAAATGG GACCCACCCTGGAACTTGAAGCACCTGCAGTTATTCAGTCACACCCAGAgggggcaccagacctggagcATAGAGACCAGAGCATGCCTGAGCTCACTACAGCTGCTGAATG TTCCTCGGAAAGAGACTCTCTGTCAAAAGAGAATGGAATTCCTGTACCATCTGTCTTTGAGGAAGTCATCAACTTGTCAGTCGGAACTAAGATGACCAGGTTGGACATGGACGGAGAGAATGGGGTGATTCCTGTTGTCGCCTTCAGGGAGAACGGGTCTCTGAGGCCACTGGCTGGTACAGATGAGGTCCAGGTTCatcaggcaacag ATTTGCTATGA